The genomic window AGCCCGACCGTCGCACTGCTCGGCGGCGCCGCGGTCTGCATCACCGGCCTGCTGATCCTGCTTGCGCGGAACCGCCCGTTCCGCGCCTACGACTCGCAGACCAGGGCGTTGAGCTGAGGGAAGGGGTGCCTCCCTAGCCGCCGGTCGCGAGTTTCTTGACGACCGTGAACCAGGAGTCCATGTCCGGGTTGATCGCGGTCATCTCCTTGCCGCCCACCGTGACGAGCTTGCGGTCGCCGAGCGGCTTCTTCAGCTTGATCGGCAGCAGCGAGATGTTGCTGTCCGGCGGACACGGTACGTCGCTGTCGATGAATACCTTGATCTGGTCGTCCAACTGCTGCACGACCGCGTCCTGCGAGCACTTGCCGCGCAGACCGATCACCAGATCGGTGTCGTCGTACTTCGGGGCGTTCTGGATCCACTGCAGGTACTTCGGCTTCTTGCCCTTCACGAGCTGGTAGTACTCGACCGGCTGCCCTTTGGCGTCCAGCGGCTCGCGGCTCCCGTCGCCCAGGAACGAGCCGTAGATCATCTCGTAGCACGGATCCTTGGTGTCCGGGCCGTCGTCGGCGCCGAACGCCCGGGCCGCCTTGTAGCAGCCGACCGCCTCGCGGTTCAGCGAGAAGATGTTGAAACCGATCAGTGCGATCGCGCCGATCACCATCGCGATCGCGAGCATCCGGCGGGACCGGAGCTGCTGCGGGCCGAGGATGCCGGCCGCCCGGCGGGCCTCCTCCGGGGTCGGGTCGCCGGGCAGCGGAGCGGTGCGGAACAGCGCCATGATCGAGCTCGTCCACTGCGGGTTGATGATGGTCGGAACGGCATAGACCAGGATCAGGCCCACGATCACGAGGACGGCCGGAAGCAGCGACCAGTAATTTCGCACGGCAGCAAGATACGGGCCCATCGGGCCGCGCACGAATAGCGGATACTCTAGCTGGGTGCCCGCAGAGACCTCGCAGACGCTCGACCGGGGACTCACCGTCCTCGAGTTGCTGGCGGACGCCCCGGACGGGCTTTCCATCACCGAGTTGGCGGCGGCGCTGGGGGTCAGCCGAACGGTGGTGTACCGCCTGGTGAACACGCTCGAGCTGCACCGGCTGGTGCGTCGTGACAGCGAGGGCCGGGCCCGCCTCGGTCTCGCCGTACTCCACTACAGCCGGCGTGTGCAGCCGACGCTCCGCGACGCCGCTCTTCCGGTACTGCGCTCGCTCGCCGAGGACACCGGCGCCACCGCGCACCTGACGGTCGCCGACGGTGAGGAGGCGCTCGCGATCGCGGTCGTCGAACCGAGCTGGACCGACTACCACGTCTCGTACCGGATGGGCTCCCGGCACGCCCTCGACCAGGGCGCCGCCGGCAAAGCCATCCTGGCCGGCCGCCGCAAACCGGACCCCGCCGGCCGCCCCTTCGTCGTAACCTCCGGCGAACTCCAGGCCGGCGCCCAAGGTGTCTCTTCTCCGGTCCTCGGCGTCCCCGGCGTAGAGGCCTCCATCGGCGTAGTAGTCCTAGGCAAACTGGACCGAGACTTCGTAGGCCCACGCGTAGCCCGAGCCGCAGTAGAAGTAGCCAAACGCCTCGCCTGAGAACAGCTGACAGCTGCTTTTCCCTCGGGACAGCAAGGGCTGACAGGTGCTGTCCCGGGTTGGGCAGCACCCGTCAGTTTTTTGTGGCGGCTTCTACCAGGGGGAGGACTCGGTGGGGGATTTGTTCGGCGAGGGCGATCACGGTGGAGGCTCGTTGGATGCCTTGGACGATGACTACCTGGTCGATGACGCGTTGGAGGTCGGCGTTGGAGCGGGCCACGATCCGGCACCAGAGGTCTTCGGCGCCGGTGATGGTGTGGACTTCGAGGACCTCGGGGATGCGGGCGAGGGCTTCGGCGACGGTGGTGTGGCCGGAGCCCTGCTCGATCTGCAACGTGGCGAACGCGGTGACGGGGTAGCCGATCGCGGTGGTGTCGATGTCGGGGCCCCAACCGCGTACGACCCCGGCGCGTTGCAGGCGGTCCAGGCGGGCTTGGACGGTTCCGCGCGCCACGCTGAGCCGACGCGACGCCTCGAGTACGCCGACCCGCGGTTCGGCGGCGAACAACTTCAGGATGCGCGCGTCCAGTTCGTCCACCGACATGACGAATCCTCCGTTGATAGTCAGACTGACCAAATAGCCTAGCCATGTTGCGACATCAGTAGTCAGTCTGCCTAGTGAAACAGAGAAGTGTTGCGCAACCTGCGTCCCGCCGACAAGGCTCGGTGACACCACATCGACCCGGGAGGACCGCGATGACCAGCACCGACCTCACCCCTGCAGAGCTCGACGCCGATCTCGACCTCGACCAGCTGAAGCAGCTCGTCGGCCTGGTGCCGTACGACGAGAGCACCGACCCGTTCCCGGTCACCGCGATGGACGCCGTGGTGTTCGTGGTCGGCAACGCCACCCAGACCGCGAAGTGGTACCAGCTGGCGTTCGGTATGGACCTGGTCGCCTACTCCGGCCCCGAGACCGGCAACAAGGACGCGAAGTCGTACGTCCTGAAGGCCGGTTCCGCCCGCTTCGTGATCTCCGGCGGCGTCAGCCCGAAGAGCGCCTTGCTCGACCACC from Kribbella jejuensis includes these protein-coding regions:
- a CDS encoding IclR family transcriptional regulator, which codes for MPAETSQTLDRGLTVLELLADAPDGLSITELAAALGVSRTVVYRLVNTLELHRLVRRDSEGRARLGLAVLHYSRRVQPTLRDAALPVLRSLAEDTGATAHLTVADGEEALAIAVVEPSWTDYHVSYRMGSRHALDQGAAGKAILAGRRKPDPAGRPFVVTSGELQAGAQGVSSPVLGVPGVEASIGVVVLGKLDRDFVGPRVARAAVEVAKRLA
- a CDS encoding Lrp/AsnC family transcriptional regulator, producing MSVDELDARILKLFAAEPRVGVLEASRRLSVARGTVQARLDRLQRAGVVRGWGPDIDTTAIGYPVTAFATLQIEQGSGHTTVAEALARIPEVLEVHTITGAEDLWCRIVARSNADLQRVIDQVVIVQGIQRASTVIALAEQIPHRVLPLVEAATKN